A region of the Geomonas subterranea genome:
ATCGAGAAGGCTCACCAGGAGCGCTACAAGGCGCTGCTGGCTTCGATAGAAGAGGGGACTGTCTTCAAAGAGGAGCTCCCCACCAGCTGGAAATGCCGCAACTGCGGCCATATCCACGAAGCGACCGACGCGCCGGACATCTGCCCGGTCTGTCACCACCCGAAGGGATACTTCGAGCGCGTGGCCGAAAACTACTAGCTCCATCGCGCGTGGGGGAGGGCTCCTCTCCCACGCGCATCCACGCTTGTCCCACATCTGGCCTGCCTCTACCCCGCGTGCGGTTTCTTGAAATCATCAAAATTCCTTGTATACGGACGAGTTTACATGCTATGATGCGGCGGTTTCTCATTAGCAAAGGAGGCTTGCATGGCAATCATCACAATATCCAGGGAGATGGGTACCGGCGCCTATGCCATTGCCAAGGAACTGGCGAAAAAGCTCAAGTACACCCTCGTTGACCGTGTGAAGATCGAGGAACTGGCCCCCGCATACGGCCTCACCCCCGAGATCCTGGAACGGGTGGACGAGAAGCCCCCGTCATACCGGACCGCCGAGGACCGCCTCCAAGCCGCGCACCTTGCCACCATGGAACTCATCCTGCTGGACTGCGCCAAGAAGGGTAACGTGATCCTTTACGGAAGGGGCGCGCAGGATCTCATCAAAGTATTGACCAACGTGCTGAGGGTCCGCTTCATTGCGCCCTTTGAAGACAGGGTGGAAAAGTTCGCCGAAAGGGAATGGATCGACCCGGATCTGGCCCGCGAGCTGATCAGGAGAAGCGACCACCAGTTGGGCGGCTTCATCCATTTCTACTTCGACCGCGACTGGAACGATCCGCTGGCCTATGACCTCATCTTCAACACCAAGGCTTCCAGTCAGCATGCCATGATAGAAGCAGTCATCGCCGCGTCCAAGGATGCCCGTCTCAAGGAAGGCGAGGAGGAGTCCATGGCGCTGCTCGAAGACCTGATCGTGGCCAAGAGGGTCGAGGCCGAGCTGCTCAAGTCTTCGCTGGCCCGGGCCCTTAAGTTCTGCATCAGCTGTGAGGACGGGGTGGTCACCTTGGCCGGCCACGTGCAGAGCGAGGAGGAGATCGAGGAGGCCATCGAGCTGGCCAAATCTGTCGAAGGTGTGAACGATGTCGAGAGTGAGCTGGATGTGCTCAGCTATAAGCCTGTCAAAGACTAGGGACTAGGGACTAGGGACGGGCAGCGAAAAAAGAGGGGCTGGGCGCTAGGTGCGCGGGGAGAAACCATTTCGGTTTTCCATCCCGAGCCCCCAGCTACCAGCCCCTTTGTTTTGTCAGCCCTTAGCCTCTTTCCCTTTGCACCCGCTTCAAGGCCTCCACGCAGCTATAGGGGATGGCCATGGAGCCCTTGCCGGTGCCCATGCAGATCCCTTCCTCGATGCCGTGGTAATCGGAACCGCCGGTCCAGATAAGCCCTTTTTTCCCGGCAATGGAGACCAGGAAGGCGCTTTCCTGGTCATTGCAGACGTTGTTGAAGGCCTCGACACCGGATAGCCCCATGGCGCAGAGCTGATCGATGATCGTGTTGAGCGTCTCGCGGTCGTTGGTGATGGTGGTGGGGTGGGCCAGTACCGCTACCCCTCCGAGCCTCTGTATGGTTGCCAGGGCGTCTTCCATCGGGAAGTAGCGCTTGGGCACGTCGCACGGGAGCAGGTAGCGCACGAAGGCGTCCTGCATGTCGCGGGCGTACCCCTTGCCCATCAGAACCTGGGCGATGTGCGGGCGTCCCAGCGCACCTCCCGCCAGGGCTGCCGCCTCGGCACTGGATATGGGCGCTCTCCCCTCTGTGGCGAGCTTTTCGTTGATCCGTTCCACGATGGCGTCGCCGCGGGCCTCCCTCCTGTCCCGGAACTCCTTGAGAATCAGATGCAGTTGCGGATCCCTGTGATCGAGCAGGTATCCGAGCAGGTGTACGTCGCGGAAGGAGCCGTAGGCCACTGAAAATTCCACGGCGGGAAGCACCTCCACGCCGGCGGTCGCGCCCGCGGCGAGCGCCTCATCGATGCCGTCCACGGCGTCATGATCGGCCAGCGCGATCGCCTTGAGGCCCAGTCCCTTCGCCATGGCCACCAGTTCGGTCGGGGTGCGCACCCCATCCGAAAACGTGGAGTGCATATGCAGGTCTACCAGTTCTTTCATGTGTCTCCCCAGAATTTGAATCCCGCCATTATAGGGCTTTCTCACGTTTGTGCAACCGTTAAGGGCGCACTTATCAGTTGCCTTGACCGGTACCATCTAGTATAAGGAAGCATTACTTTTCAAAATGAAGCAGAGGTGTGTGTGGCGAAAACAAAGGGTATGGCAGGTGCGGTGTTCGCTCTGTCAACGTTCATCATAGGTGGAATTCTCACCTTTACCGGTCTTGGCCTGATAGCTTTTATGAAGAACCAGGATCTGCTCGGTTGGGGCGAAGGGCGCAGCATCGGCATTCTGCTGGTTTGCGTAGGCCTGCTTGCTTCAATCATGGGGGTGCTGGTGATGCGCGTCATCACCAACAGGCTCTAGATGAAGGATGACCAGATCCACCGGGCCGTTGCGATCCTGACCGAGGCGGTGAAGTCCTGGGTGAGTCCCGCGGTGACCATCGTCGCCACGCAGGACGGGGATCCTTTCAAGGTGCTGGTTTCCTGCATCCTGTCGCTCAGGACCCGCGACCAGACTACGGCTGAGGCATCCGCCCGCCTCTTCGCCCTGGCCGATAATCCCGGGAAAATGGCCTTGCTCGATCTGCAGCGTATCGAGAGCGCCATTTACCCCGTCGGTTTCTACAGGGTCAAGGCGGAACAGATCCTGGATATCTCGCGGATACTGTGTGAGCAGTATCACGGCGCCGTTCCCGACGACCTGGAGACGCTGCTCACCTTCAGGGGAGTGGGGAGAAAAACGGCCAACCTGGTGCTGACACTGGGGTTCGGCAAGCCCGGCATCTGCGTCGACATCCACGTGCACCGGATCTGCAACCGCTGGGGGTACGTTACGACAAAGACCCCTGAGCAGACAGAATTCGCCCTGAGAAAGAAGCTTCCGGCGCAGTACTGGATTATAATCAACGATCTTTTAGTTACTTTCGGGCAGAACCAGTGTACGCCGGTTTCTCCGCGTTGCTCAACATGTCCGCTGTATCTGCTTTGTGACAGGGTGTCAGTTGCCAAATCAAGATAAAACAGTGTTGCACAAACTTGCTCTTTGAGTATAATGGGGCCTTGAGCTTGAACAGCTGAATAAAGATGATATCCGCTGGTGCGTTGCATCAGCCACTCTTGGGGGGATCATGCTTAAAAAGATAGGTTTTGTGGGACTGGGCACCGTCGGTGTTCACATGGCAGCCAACCTTGCCAAGTCGGACTATCAATTAACGGTGTTTGACCAGGACGCAAGTGCGATGGCCGAACTTTCCAAACTCGGCGTGAAGGTCGGCGAATCGCCGATGGCGACTGCCAAGGGGCAGGACCTGGTCATCGTCATCGTGCCGGAGAGCAAGTACCTGGTTTTTGGCGAGAACGGAGTCCTGGAAGGGATCGATCCCGGCACCATTCTGGTCGACATGGGCACACACTGCCTGGAAACCATCGAGCGCATGGCCGAGGAGGCCAAGCAGCGCCGGGTCATGTTCCTGGAGGCGCCGGTCTGGGGGAGCAAGGAGCATGCGGCCAACGGTCTGCTCACCATCCTGGCCGGAGGCGACGAGGCCCTTTTGGGACGCTGCCGTGAACCTTTCTCCTACTTCGGGCTCAATATCATCCACATCGGCAAGATCGGTGATGCGACCCGCATGAAGCTGATCGTGAACCTGCTTCAGGCCGAGATGATGCAGTCGCTTTCCGAAGGGCTCGTGTTCGGCGAGAAGATGGGCTTCAAGCCCGACAAGATCCTCGAGGTGCTCGATTCCGGCGGGGTCGCCTCGCCGCTGTTCCACTCCAAGGGGCGTTCCATTGCGCGTGGCGATTTCAGCCGCAATCTGGCGCTCAAGTATGTCGACTCGCAGATGCGCCGCGTACTGGAGATGGCCGAGAAACTCGGGCTTGATCTCCCTGCGGCCAAGACCGTGGCCGAAATTTACGACCAGGCCGTCAAGGACGGCAGAGGCGAGGAGGATTTCTCCGCCATCGTGAAACTGCTGCGCAAATAAGTTCGCTTCCGGCACTGCTGCCCAAAGAGGCACCCCAAAAGGGTGCCTCTTTTTTGTTTCTCCTCCCTTTTTCTATCTCCCCGCATTCATTACTTCTTCCACGCCTTTTAAAAATGAAAAAAAATTGTGTGTACAAAAATCTTCCTGCTGAAGTAAAAATAGATATTCAATTTTTTAGAGGTCGTCTGATTTCGATTTAGCAAGTGCTAATTGTTGTTTCTACGCTTAAAAAACAATAAGCACATTTCACTGTTACGGTTAACATAGCTAAAGTTTGTATTGTATAAGCCGTGACGTTATTACTACTACAGTAGTAATTGGAGAACTATGGGGAACACGAGAAACAAGAAGCTTATGTTGTTGGGGCTGTCATTGAGCTTTTTGGCCGTGGCCGGATATGGCCTCTATTCCTGGCAACAATCACATGCTGACCATAGCAGGCAAATCAGCTACACCACCTTCATCCAGAAAGTTTCAGCCGGCAACATAGCCAAAGTGAGGATCGTCGGCGACGAGATCACCGCTCATGCCACAAACGGCGAGAAATTCAGCCTCTTTCTCCCGGCGGGCGCCTACCTGGGCGACCTGCTCATCGCCAAAAAGGTCGACTTTTCGTCCACACCTCCTTCCAGCGGACCCAACTGGTTCGAAATCGGTTTCCTGGTCGCCATAGCCGTCTTCCTGTTTGCGGTGCTCAGGCGTTTCACCGGCATTGGTAAAAGCCGGGCCAGGATGGTCGACTACTCGCAATCGGCCGTACGCTTCGGCGACGTCGCCGGCGCCGAAGAAGCCAAGACGGAACTTCTCGATACGGTTGAGTTTCTGAAGGATCCCGAGAAGTTTTCCACCTTGGGCGGCAAGATGCCCACCGGGGTGCTCCTGGTAGGCCCTCCGGGAACCGGCAAAACCCTCATCGCACGGGCGGTCGCGGGTGAGGCCGACGT
Encoded here:
- a CDS encoding cytidylate kinase family protein; translation: MAIITISREMGTGAYAIAKELAKKLKYTLVDRVKIEELAPAYGLTPEILERVDEKPPSYRTAEDRLQAAHLATMELILLDCAKKGNVILYGRGAQDLIKVLTNVLRVRFIAPFEDRVEKFAEREWIDPDLARELIRRSDHQLGGFIHFYFDRDWNDPLAYDLIFNTKASSQHAMIEAVIAASKDARLKEGEEESMALLEDLIVAKRVEAELLKSSLARALKFCISCEDGVVTLAGHVQSEEEIEEAIELAKSVEGVNDVESELDVLSYKPVKD
- a CDS encoding PHP domain-containing protein; amino-acid sequence: MKELVDLHMHSTFSDGVRTPTELVAMAKGLGLKAIALADHDAVDGIDEALAAGATAGVEVLPAVEFSVAYGSFRDVHLLGYLLDHRDPQLHLILKEFRDRREARGDAIVERINEKLATEGRAPISSAEAAALAGGALGRPHIAQVLMGKGYARDMQDAFVRYLLPCDVPKRYFPMEDALATIQRLGGVAVLAHPTTITNDRETLNTIIDQLCAMGLSGVEAFNNVCNDQESAFLVSIAGKKGLIWTGGSDYHGIEEGICMGTGKGSMAIPYSCVEALKRVQRERG
- a CDS encoding endonuclease III domain-containing protein; protein product: MKDDQIHRAVAILTEAVKSWVSPAVTIVATQDGDPFKVLVSCILSLRTRDQTTAEASARLFALADNPGKMALLDLQRIESAIYPVGFYRVKAEQILDISRILCEQYHGAVPDDLETLLTFRGVGRKTANLVLTLGFGKPGICVDIHVHRICNRWGYVTTKTPEQTEFALRKKLPAQYWIIINDLLVTFGQNQCTPVSPRCSTCPLYLLCDRVSVAKSR
- a CDS encoding NAD(P)-dependent oxidoreductase, encoding MLKKIGFVGLGTVGVHMAANLAKSDYQLTVFDQDASAMAELSKLGVKVGESPMATAKGQDLVIVIVPESKYLVFGENGVLEGIDPGTILVDMGTHCLETIERMAEEAKQRRVMFLEAPVWGSKEHAANGLLTILAGGDEALLGRCREPFSYFGLNIIHIGKIGDATRMKLIVNLLQAEMMQSLSEGLVFGEKMGFKPDKILEVLDSGGVASPLFHSKGRSIARGDFSRNLALKYVDSQMRRVLEMAEKLGLDLPAAKTVAEIYDQAVKDGRGEEDFSAIVKLLRK